A stretch of Pomacea canaliculata isolate SZHN2017 linkage group LG6, ASM307304v1, whole genome shotgun sequence DNA encodes these proteins:
- the LOC112566827 gene encoding perlucin-like protein → MCPGAASMRSELRLTSTLATFVMFMLMFAQGIPVGTKHKDHCDNGWEHFEESCYVLIADEVNYPSSLDICKKLGGYLVEINSERENTFLRLFFGKKMERVWQGINDISQEGRWVFSRTGYRVLGTYWHKGEPNNYDNEDCAIFDYRATWFDISCNSLFPLICEKQSWR, encoded by the exons ATGTGTCCTGGAGCAGCAAGTATGAGGTCTGAGTTGAGGCTGACATCTACATTAGCTacttttgttatgtttatgctGATGTTTGCACAAG GTATTCCCGTCGGAACGAAGCACAAAG ACCACTGTGACAATGGCTGggaacattttgaagaaagcTGCTACGTGCTTATTGCAGATGAAGTCAACTACCCGAGCTCTCTG GATATTTGCAAAAAACTAGGAGGCTATCTTGTTGAAATCAActctgaaagagaaaacacgttccttcgtcttttttttggaaaaaaaa TGGAGAGAGTGTGGCAGGGAATAAACGACATTTCTCAAGAAGGTCGCTGGGTGTTCAGCAGGACAGGCTACAGGGTGCTCGGCACTTACTGGCATAAAGGGGAGCCGAATAATTATGACAACGAGGACTGTGCAATATTCGACTACAGGGCAACTTGGTTCGACATATCTTGCAattctctttttcctttgatttgtgaaaaaca GAGCTGGCGctaa
- the LOC112567206 gene encoding perlucin-like protein, whose protein sequence is MSGAMLRSSAVVLILMTMLGLSAAADNCPAGWRKYKHSCYVFISEFLTYAEAMRICNMLRAEIVEINSEEEHSFIGSLLDLNKATHMWIGMNDLIQEGTWVSASSGTPVNFTKWMNGEPNEFRGKEDCADYQTHLRAWNDITCSYKHKFVCESRYTEK, encoded by the exons ATGTCAGGAGCAATGCTGAGGTCGTCTGCTGTCGTCCTCATCCTTATGACCATGCTTGGGTTGTCAGCAG CTGCAGACAACTGTCCAGCTGGCTGGCGTAAGTACAAGCACAGCTGCTATGTCTTCATCTCCGAGTTTCTCACCTATGCAGAAGCAATg CGAATCTGCAATATGCTCCGAGCTGAAATTGTAGAAATCAACTCTGAAGAGGAACACTCTTTCATTGGCAGTCTCCTGGATTTAAATAAGG CAACTCATATGTGGATCGGAATGAACGATCTAATTCAGGAGGGCACGTGGGTATCAGCCAGCAGTGGAACACCAGTGAACTTCACTAAGTGGATGAATGGTGAACCAAACGAATTTCGTGGGAAAGAGGATTGTGCAGATTACCAGACCCACTTGAGGGCTTGGAACGACATTACTTGTAGTTATAAACACAAGTTCGTCTGTGAATCAA GATATACTGAGAAGTGA